One stretch of Streptomyces sp. NBC_01142 DNA includes these proteins:
- the hrcA gene encoding heat-inducible transcriptional repressor HrcA, with the protein MLSERRLEVLRAIVQDYVGTEEPVGSKALTERHKLGVSPATVRNDMAVLEEEGFIAQPHTSAGRIPTDKGYRLFVDKLAGVKPLSSPERRAIQNFLDGAVDLDDVVGRTVRLLAQLTRQVAVVQYPSLTRSTVRHVELLSLAPARLMLVLITDTGRVEQRMIDCPAPFGETSLADLRARLNSRVVGRRFADVPQLVQDLPDSFEPEDRGTVSTVLAILLETLVEETEERLVIGGTANLTRFGHDFPLTIRPVLEALEEHVVLLRLLGEANDSGMGMTVRIGHENAHEGLNSTSVVAVGYGSGDEAVAKLGVVGPTRMDYPGTMGAVRAVARYVGQILAES; encoded by the coding sequence GTGCTCAGCGAACGCAGACTCGAAGTGCTGCGCGCCATCGTCCAGGACTATGTCGGCACCGAGGAGCCCGTCGGCTCCAAGGCCTTGACCGAGCGGCACAAGCTCGGTGTGTCTCCGGCGACGGTCCGTAACGACATGGCAGTGCTGGAGGAGGAAGGGTTCATCGCCCAGCCTCATACGAGTGCCGGGCGGATCCCCACCGACAAGGGATACCGGCTCTTCGTCGACAAGCTGGCGGGCGTCAAGCCGCTGTCGTCGCCCGAGCGCCGCGCCATCCAGAACTTCCTGGACGGAGCGGTGGACCTGGATGACGTGGTGGGCCGTACGGTACGGCTGCTGGCGCAGCTGACCAGGCAGGTCGCCGTCGTCCAGTACCCCTCGCTGACCCGGTCCACGGTCCGGCACGTGGAGCTTCTCTCCCTCGCGCCCGCCCGTCTGATGCTCGTGCTCATCACGGACACCGGCCGGGTCGAACAGCGCATGATCGACTGCCCCGCGCCCTTCGGCGAGACCTCGCTCGCCGACCTGCGGGCCCGGCTCAACAGCCGGGTCGTCGGCCGCCGCTTCGCGGATGTGCCGCAGCTGGTGCAGGACCTTCCCGACTCCTTCGAGCCGGAGGACCGCGGCACCGTCTCCACGGTGCTCGCGATCCTGCTCGAAACCCTGGTCGAGGAGACCGAGGAGCGGCTGGTGATCGGCGGCACCGCCAATCTGACCCGCTTCGGGCACGACTTCCCGCTGACCATCCGGCCGGTGCTGGAAGCGCTGGAGGAGCATGTGGTGCTTCTCCGGCTGCTCGGCGAAGCCAATGACTCGGGCATGGGCATGACCGTACGTATCGGTCATGAGAATGCCCACGAGGGCCTCAACTCCACTTCCGTGGTCGCCGTCGGCTACGGTTCGGGCGACGAGGCAGTTGCCAAACTCGGCGTGGTCGGACCGACCCGCATGGACTACCCCGGAACGATGGGAGCGGTACGCGCAGTGGCACGTTACGTCGGACAGATCCTGGCGGAGTCCTAA
- a CDS encoding MBL fold metallo-hydrolase: protein MDVSWEDFGWERLADGVGRRRMPIWDATIGLIAGEDAVLLYDTGSTVREGAELRAQAQALLGGRRVTHIALSHPHFDHVLGTAAFSGAEVYGAVGVDALMRREREEIRDTAVRHGVPLSAAAEAIDVLVVPHHLVCGEWTLELGGRQVLLANVGPGHSGHDLAVLVPGGPGSPEVVFCGDLVEESGEPQAGPDAIPSRWPAALDRLLSLGGEDAVYVPGHGAAVDAAFVRAQRDVLAARFGVS, encoded by the coding sequence ATGGACGTCAGTTGGGAAGACTTCGGCTGGGAGCGGTTGGCCGACGGGGTGGGCCGTCGCCGCATGCCGATCTGGGACGCGACCATCGGATTGATCGCCGGTGAGGACGCCGTCCTCCTGTACGACACGGGCTCCACGGTCCGTGAGGGCGCCGAGCTCCGCGCCCAGGCACAGGCACTGCTGGGCGGCCGCCGGGTGACGCATATCGCACTGAGCCACCCCCACTTCGACCATGTGCTGGGCACCGCGGCGTTCTCGGGGGCAGAGGTCTACGGCGCGGTGGGCGTGGATGCGCTGATGAGACGGGAACGGGAGGAGATCCGCGACACCGCCGTACGGCACGGGGTCCCTCTGTCCGCGGCCGCCGAGGCCATCGACGTGCTGGTGGTGCCGCACCATCTGGTGTGCGGCGAGTGGACGCTGGAGCTGGGCGGGCGCCAGGTATTGCTGGCCAATGTCGGCCCCGGTCACTCCGGGCACGATCTGGCGGTGCTGGTGCCGGGCGGCCCGGGAAGCCCGGAGGTCGTCTTCTGCGGCGATCTGGTGGAGGAGTCGGGCGAACCGCAGGCGGGCCCGGACGCGATCCCGTCCCGCTGGCCGGCGGCGCTCGACCGGCTGCTCTCCCTGGGGGGCGAGGACGCGGTGTACGTCCCCGGGCACGGAGCCGCGGTCGACGCGGCGTTCGTACGCGCGCAGCGGGATGTGCTGGCGGCGCGCTTCGGCGTATCGTAG
- a CDS encoding DUF3097 domain-containing protein, translated as MRSYSPDLTPPWKKSQPAPEVPADPDLVVEDVGTGFCGAVIRTEKTAEGPTVTLEDRFGKHRVFPLVPRGFLLEGRVVTLVRPTAAAPASVRPARTASGSVAVPGARARVARAGRIYVEGRHDAELVERVWGDDLRIEGVVVEYLEGIDDLPSIVADFAPGPDARLGVLVDHLVPGSKESRIAGQVAGDHALVVGHPYIDVWEAVKPSSVGIRAWPVVPRGQDWKTGVCRALGWPENTGAAWQHILSRVHSYRDLEPELLGRVEELIDFVTAPD; from the coding sequence ATGCGCAGCTACAGCCCGGATTTGACCCCGCCCTGGAAGAAGTCGCAGCCCGCCCCCGAGGTCCCGGCCGATCCCGATCTGGTCGTGGAGGACGTGGGCACGGGCTTCTGCGGTGCGGTGATCCGTACGGAGAAGACGGCGGAGGGCCCGACGGTCACGCTGGAGGACCGCTTCGGCAAGCACCGGGTCTTCCCGCTGGTCCCGCGCGGCTTCCTGCTGGAGGGCCGGGTGGTGACCCTGGTCCGCCCCACGGCGGCAGCTCCTGCGTCGGTCCGGCCGGCCCGTACGGCCTCCGGCTCGGTCGCGGTCCCGGGAGCACGGGCCCGGGTGGCGCGCGCCGGCCGTATCTATGTCGAGGGCCGCCACGACGCGGAGCTGGTGGAGCGGGTCTGGGGAGACGATCTGCGGATCGAGGGTGTGGTCGTGGAGTACCTGGAGGGCATCGACGACCTGCCGTCGATCGTCGCGGACTTCGCCCCCGGCCCGGACGCGCGCCTGGGGGTGCTGGTGGACCATCTGGTTCCCGGCTCGAAGGAGTCCCGTATCGCGGGCCAGGTCGCCGGCGACCACGCGCTGGTCGTGGGCCATCCGTACATCGACGTGTGGGAGGCGGTGAAGCCGTCGTCGGTGGGGATCCGCGCATGGCCGGTGGTGCCGCGGGGCCAGGACTGGAAGACGGGGGTGTGCCGTGCCCTGGGCTGGCCCGAGAACACGGGCGCGGCCTGGCAGCACATCCTGTCCCGGGTCCACTCCTACCGGGATCTGGAGCCGGAGCTGCTGGGGAGGGTCGAGGAGCTGATCGACTTCGTGACGGCGCCGGACTAG
- a CDS encoding Uma2 family endonuclease, with protein MTAVDDRPVASIAEIFENLDVPEGFKAELLRGEIVMMAGPDWVHNMIVLFVQRQIPLDRWYPLQTQDIAIPGESSEPQPDLVVYEHGAFEGPGRLIPAPAVTLVLEVVSKTSADRDYRLKPSMYAAGQVPAYLLVDPFAATCVLHTEPVGAGDEAKYQVERTVKFGDPMPVDVLDLTLETSGFRTLPRL; from the coding sequence ATGACCGCTGTGGATGACCGACCTGTTGCATCGATTGCTGAGATCTTCGAGAACCTCGACGTTCCCGAGGGTTTCAAGGCGGAGCTCCTGCGGGGGGAAATCGTGATGATGGCCGGGCCTGACTGGGTCCACAACATGATCGTTCTGTTCGTCCAGAGGCAGATTCCGCTCGACCGCTGGTACCCGCTCCAGACACAGGACATCGCCATCCCGGGCGAGTCGAGTGAACCGCAGCCGGACCTCGTCGTCTACGAGCACGGGGCCTTCGAGGGCCCCGGCCGGCTCATCCCCGCCCCCGCGGTCACGCTGGTCCTGGAGGTGGTCTCCAAGACCAGCGCCGACCGCGACTACCGGCTCAAGCCGTCGATGTACGCGGCCGGTCAGGTGCCCGCTTATCTGCTCGTGGACCCCTTCGCGGCCACGTGCGTCCTTCACACCGAACCGGTCGGTGCGGGCGACGAGGCCAAGTACCAGGTGGAGCGCACGGTCAAGTTCGGTGACCCCATGCCGGTCGACGTGCTCGATCTGACCCTGGAGACGTCCGGGTTCCGGACCCTTCCGCGTCTCTAG
- the hemW gene encoding radical SAM family heme chaperone HemW gives MGGMPSVLPDGEPMPEDGSLPASSLQGAGDRPLAFYLHVPYCATRCGYCDFNTYTATELRGSGGVLASRDNYAEMVAEEVRLARKVLGDDPRPVRTVFVGGGTPTLLAASDLVRMLDAVREEFGFAEDAEITTEANPESVDPAYLAELRSGGFNRISFGMQSARQHVLKVLDRTHTPGRPEACVAEARAAGFDHVNLDLIYGTPGESDDDWRASLAAAVGAGPDHISAYALIVEEGTQLARRIRRGEVPMTDDDVHADRYLIADSVLREAGFDWYEVSNWATTEAGRCLHNELYWRGADWWGAGPGAHSHVGGVRWWNVKHPGAYAAALAEGRSPGAGRELLSAEDRRVERILLELRLRDGCELELLRPQGLAAARRALSDELLEERPYEQGRAVLTLRGRLLADAVVRDLVD, from the coding sequence ATGGGGGGCATGCCTTCCGTACTGCCCGATGGTGAGCCCATGCCCGAGGACGGGTCGCTGCCCGCATCCTCCCTCCAGGGCGCCGGGGACCGGCCGCTCGCCTTCTATCTGCATGTGCCGTACTGCGCGACGCGCTGTGGCTACTGCGATTTCAACACCTACACGGCGACCGAGCTGCGCGGCTCGGGCGGCGTGCTGGCCTCCCGTGACAACTATGCCGAGATGGTCGCGGAGGAGGTGCGGCTGGCCCGGAAGGTCCTGGGAGACGACCCACGTCCGGTCCGCACGGTCTTTGTCGGGGGAGGTACGCCGACGCTGCTCGCCGCGAGTGATCTTGTACGGATGCTGGACGCGGTCCGCGAGGAGTTCGGGTTCGCGGAGGACGCGGAGATCACGACCGAGGCGAACCCGGAGTCGGTGGACCCGGCGTATCTGGCGGAGCTGCGTTCCGGGGGCTTCAACCGGATCTCGTTCGGGATGCAGAGCGCTCGGCAGCATGTGCTGAAGGTGCTGGACCGTACCCATACGCCGGGCCGGCCCGAGGCGTGCGTCGCGGAGGCGCGGGCGGCCGGGTTCGACCATGTGAACCTCGACCTGATCTACGGCACCCCGGGGGAGAGCGACGACGACTGGCGGGCATCGCTCGCGGCGGCGGTCGGCGCGGGCCCCGACCACATCTCGGCGTACGCGCTGATCGTGGAGGAGGGCACGCAGCTGGCGCGGCGCATTCGCCGGGGCGAGGTCCCGATGACCGACGACGACGTCCACGCGGACCGATATCTGATCGCGGACTCGGTGCTGCGGGAGGCGGGCTTCGACTGGTACGAGGTCTCCAACTGGGCCACGACGGAAGCGGGCCGCTGCCTCCACAACGAGCTCTACTGGCGCGGCGCGGACTGGTGGGGCGCCGGCCCCGGCGCGCACAGCCATGTGGGCGGGGTCCGCTGGTGGAACGTGAAGCACCCCGGCGCGTACGCGGCGGCGCTCGCGGAGGGCCGCTCCCCGGGTGCGGGCCGCGAGCTCCTCTCGGCGGAGGACCGCCGGGTGGAGAGGATCCTGCTGGAGCTCCGGCTCCGGGACGGCTGCGAGCTGGAGCTGCTGCGCCCCCAGGGCCTCGCCGCGGCGCGCCGTGCCCTGTCCGACGAGCTGCTCGAGGAAAGGCCGTACGAGCAGGGGCGCGCGGTCCTGACCCTGCGGGGACGCCTGCTGGCGGATGCCGTGGTGCGGGACCTGGTGGACTGA
- a CDS encoding ATP-binding SpoIIE family protein phosphatase codes for MQRDTVHTGHRSTPLYPLRGDLRSVARTSLPGNPLAPSAARRFVRAALADWTNLGLLATCAFCRGSGGCPPGQHSTDRLADDAVLIVNELVTNAVVHAGTTVELLCRLEESAEGEPAALVIEVSDHHPARTVRSEPQGDAEHSGTPEYGRGLQLVGALAERWGITYLGALKAVWARLPVDGWDACPLPGAEPALQRGLRAAEILAPSPRRTVRDDQDWISRGALSFLAEASDLLAGQLDEDLVAALAGQLLVPRLADWCAIWLDGEAGRSGWGKGGGAGAASRLARVWHTDEARIEQLREVLDKEPPLLPDSPRNGPVPIPWPGEGEPGAGEGTALAYRLVAGGRGLGTLLVARHGLARVPDEVTALIEDFARRVALAISAARQYTRQATISRVLQRGLLPSKVGQIPGVDRFLIYEPSDDGVAGGDFYDIFPAAGTAGRWCFMLGDVQGSGPEAAVVTGLARPWLRLLAREGYQVGEVLDRLNGLLLDDAMEAAESAALMVAAAGGQGGQGVPEGQQARFLSLLYGELVPSPRAGGGVRCTLASAGHPLPLLLRPDGRVVTAAESQVLLGVVDDVAYQSQTFDLEPGDTLLCVTDGVTERRSGPRMFDDGDGLAQVLAGCAGLTAQGVAERIKQAVYEFAEAPPEDDLALLVLQAQ; via the coding sequence ATGCAGCGCGACACCGTTCACACAGGCCACCGTTCAACACCGCTGTACCCGCTCAGGGGTGACCTGCGGTCGGTCGCGCGCACCAGTCTGCCCGGCAATCCCCTGGCGCCGTCGGCCGCGCGCCGCTTCGTGCGGGCCGCCCTTGCCGACTGGACCAACCTCGGGCTGCTCGCCACCTGCGCGTTCTGCCGGGGGAGCGGGGGCTGCCCACCGGGACAGCACAGTACGGACCGGCTCGCGGACGATGCCGTACTCATCGTCAATGAACTGGTCACCAACGCCGTCGTGCACGCGGGCACCACCGTCGAACTGCTCTGCAGGCTCGAGGAGTCGGCGGAGGGCGAGCCCGCCGCGCTGGTGATCGAGGTCTCCGACCACCACCCGGCCAGGACCGTACGCAGCGAGCCGCAGGGCGACGCGGAACATTCCGGCACCCCCGAGTACGGGCGCGGCCTCCAGCTCGTCGGCGCCCTCGCCGAGCGCTGGGGCATCACCTACCTCGGTGCCCTCAAGGCCGTCTGGGCTCGGCTGCCCGTCGACGGCTGGGACGCCTGCCCGCTTCCCGGCGCCGAACCCGCGCTGCAACGCGGGCTGCGCGCCGCCGAGATCCTCGCCCCCTCGCCCCGGCGCACCGTGCGCGACGATCAGGACTGGATCAGCCGCGGCGCCCTCTCCTTCCTCGCCGAGGCCTCCGATCTGCTTGCCGGACAGCTGGACGAGGACCTGGTCGCGGCGCTCGCCGGACAGCTGCTGGTGCCGCGGCTCGCCGACTGGTGCGCGATCTGGCTGGACGGCGAGGCGGGACGCTCGGGGTGGGGCAAGGGTGGCGGAGCGGGGGCCGCGTCACGGCTGGCCCGGGTCTGGCACACCGACGAGGCCCGTATCGAGCAGCTGCGCGAGGTCCTGGACAAGGAGCCGCCGCTGTTGCCGGACAGCCCGCGCAACGGGCCCGTGCCGATCCCCTGGCCCGGTGAGGGGGAGCCGGGCGCGGGTGAGGGCACGGCGCTGGCCTACCGGCTGGTCGCCGGCGGACGCGGGCTCGGCACCCTGCTGGTCGCACGGCACGGGCTGGCGCGTGTCCCCGACGAAGTGACCGCGCTGATCGAGGACTTCGCGCGGCGGGTCGCCCTGGCGATCAGCGCGGCCCGTCAGTACACCCGGCAGGCCACCATCAGCCGGGTCCTGCAGCGCGGACTGCTGCCCAGCAAGGTCGGCCAGATCCCGGGCGTCGACCGCTTCCTGATCTACGAGCCGAGCGACGACGGCGTCGCGGGCGGTGACTTCTACGACATCTTCCCGGCCGCCGGCACGGCCGGCCGCTGGTGCTTCATGCTCGGCGACGTCCAGGGCAGCGGCCCCGAGGCCGCGGTCGTCACCGGCCTCGCCCGGCCCTGGCTGCGGCTGCTCGCCCGCGAGGGCTACCAGGTCGGCGAGGTGCTCGACCGCCTCAACGGACTGCTTCTCGACGACGCCATGGAGGCGGCGGAGTCGGCCGCGCTGATGGTCGCGGCGGCGGGCGGGCAGGGCGGTCAGGGCGTTCCGGAGGGGCAGCAGGCGCGGTTCCTGTCCCTGCTCTACGGCGAGCTGGTGCCGTCGCCGCGGGCCGGTGGGGGTGTGCGGTGCACCCTGGCGAGCGCCGGGCACCCGCTGCCGCTGCTGCTGCGACCCGACGGCAGGGTCGTGACGGCCGCCGAGTCGCAGGTGCTGCTCGGGGTCGTCGACGATGTGGCGTACCAGAGCCAGACCTTCGACCTGGAGCCCGGCGACACGCTGCTCTGTGTGACGGACGGGGTGACGGAGCGGCGCTCCGGGCCGCGGATGTTCGACGACGGGGACGGGTTGGCGCAGGTGCTGGCGGGGTGCGCGGGCCTGACCGCGCAGGGGGTCGCGGAGCGGATCAAGCAGGCGGTGTACGAGTTCGCCGAGGCGCCGCCGGAGGACGATCTGGCGCTGCTGGTGCTCCAGGCGCAGTGA